gtgtttcttttctttattttgtagttGCACTATTTCTGAGaacctgctgtttttattatattaaacatgAAGCTCTTTTGTGTGATAAGCATTAGACATCAGCtatttgagttctttttttttttgtctgtttttacaaAGCTCTGTAAATAAGTActatagaaatataaaatgccCTCAACtacttcttttttcccccagttaACCTTTTTATTTCTTGATTGATTGAATATTATGTAGGATTCTATTTAAAGTACACACATAGAAACCATGGACGTGGGCTGAGCTGATATATAACAAAGTAAGGATAAGGTAAACTGACCTTTCTGCACTCTGCTATGTTAAAAATCAAGGGTTTTGGTTTGTAATCCAGTTAATTTGGAGAATCATTAACTGCTGACTAAGTCTTGAATGACTGTGAAACAGCCGTGAAAACACCATGAAACTGCATCAGTGCACCGTGAGGCAGTCAGCTTGTGGCACCGCCACCCATGATTGCGGTTGTATGTactgaactagactgagagataCATATTTATACTGTTCCAATGGTAATTTAGTCAAAGTCCAAATTAAATATTGtaatgatttaaaatatttcactttgtgtATTGAATATAGAAGAAATAATATACATTTATATGCAAAAGTTCACTGTTttgaataaattaaagaaaattcaCAATACTCTATTTTTGAGTGCACTAATGTAATGAACCTCAATAGTTTACTAAATAGTTTAATAAATAGATTGCACATGGCTGCACTGTGTAATCACTTCTATACAACTTTAAAGAGCTATGATTATCACATCTAGTCTAAAATATGTATCTGTTGCACATGCTACTATATGACAGTAGTACTTGTAGTTAGCAGTATCTAGTTCATTATATGACTATGCATCTTATGCATCCAGGTAATTTTACTTGCATTGTCTTGCAGGGGGTTTGAGGGCCTAATCGACAAGTTGATGTCGGAGCTCCCCTCTGATTTGGTGACCTACAATTGCCCTGTGCGCTGTGTCCACTGGAACAACACAGAGCACGGCTCAAGTGCTGTGACGGTCGAGTGTGAGAATGGGGAGAAGATTCCTGCTGATCATGTTATTCTCACAGTGCCTTTAGGTAAACTTCTGTTCATATATTATATAATGTTTTTCATCTCTGTGCGTGAAATAGAGTATTTGTAAATTACGACTTCTGTCAGAGTTTagtctttggggttttttttctgtagctttAATTTAACAACGAAGTGTCATCTGCtgcaattttacattttctttttgtcaggaTATCTGAAGAAGCAGCACTCAACTCTGTTCAGCCCTCCTCTCCCAGCCCACAAGCTGAAGTCCATTGAGACAGTAGGATTTGGAACGTGCGACAAAATATTTGTAGAGTTTGAAACTCCGTGGTGGGATGATGACTGTGAGGTGATCTACCTTGCGTGGGAGGATGAGGTTTGTAATGCAGTCTCTGGAATAGTTTTCTAAGCATAtacaaaatgtgtgttttttacagCATCACAAGAATATTTGACACAATTTTAAAGACATgaaattgtttctttgtttttggtttttctgctttgtttttttcaatttatatgATGCCAAATAATACCATAAATTATCTGACTGTGGAGCCAGGGATCGGTGACTATATAAACCCTTTGTGTCTTCAGGAGAGTTTGTCAGACCATGTGTCAGATGTGAGCAAATCCTGGATAAGGAAGTTGGTGTCattcactgtgcttaaacctaATGAATCGTAAGTGACATGTTAATCTGAGGCACAATGGCAATTCTTTCCTGTATGTTTCCTTTGGAATTCAAACCAGCAATGTGGCTTCTCTTGTTAACTCTCAGGGGTAGCCACGTTCTCTGCAGCTGGATTTGTGGACATGAGGCAGAGTATATGGAGACACTTCCTGAGGAGGAAGTCAGACATTCGATCACAGAGCTCGTCCGCACATTTACAGGTGAGTCTTATATCTGTGGTCTCAGCCTTGTAGCTCTTTCCTCCTCAGAACGGATGAAAATTGATGGTTTATTACTTTTATAATATTGCATTAAAGATGCAATAAATATgaaaagataaaatttaaatgtttaatctAAGAAACTTCTGTATGCAGTATCAGAAAAGTTCAGTTCTTCCTTTAGAAAACTATAAAACATCTGATTGCTACAGGAATAGAACTAATTTAAATAAAGACTGTATGCATATGTAAAACTGGGCACATTTAATACAGtagcattaaaaacaattcaatATTCTGGTTGAAACTACTAATATAATATTGGCACAAATAGCATTTAGATGTCAAAAACCAATCACGCTCCAACTTATCTGTAACATGTTAGAGTTGACAAAATAGTTCAGTTTAGATTTATGAAACCAGGTTAGACTTGAATCTATAATTAGGAAGTGAAACCTTCTGGTGCAAAGATGTACATGTTAGACTCAGTATTGAATGGGCGCCATTAGAGCAAAAGCTCCCTGGTTGGAGCCCTGGAGACGACACAAATGACTTGGGCATTGTGTCAAGAAGGGCGCCTgtaataaaaatctgccaaattaaATGTACAGAGCtgcctgctgtggcaacccctttgttttaaaaaaatgaataaaaaagggAGAGGTTCTTGTGCATAAGAAATTTTCTTCTTAGGTAACTGATCCATAActactttttgttgttgttgttgttgttgttgattgtAGACTCTTATGGGAGTGGATGTTATGCTGTATTGAGTGAACTGTCTTTCTGCTGCGTAATAAACCAGAATGTTTGAGGGCAGATTCAGATTTAGCCTTTTCACCATTTGTTGTACAAGGTGCTGCCTGATGAAATGAGGCCACAAATAGTTACTGATATACAGGATTCAAGGTCGAAAAAGTGTAACTGTCATAAACAGAGAGAAGGTTTTATTACATAATAAAATTCATAGCTGTTTTTATTACCATTGTGTGTGCATTATTTCTCTGTGTAGATTAGATTTCTGtagatttttatgttttctgaaGTGGTTGAGCCTTGGTTGTTTCataattgtgtgtgtttaggtgACTCTACTATCACACCAAAGAGAATCCTGTGCACCCGCTGGTTTACTGATCCCTGGACATACGGTTCCTACTCTCACCCAGCCATAGGCTGTACAGCCAAGGACCTGAAGAACATGATGGAACCTCTGCCCTCAAAGGGAACTTTGCCACAGGTACTTATACAGTACATgcattatacagtaaaaatcttgagccttatatttatttgtacttGTGCTATTTTGTGCTGCTTTGCTTTCCTTAGTTAgcatactgtgcaaaagtcttgagccaccccccatttcttcatattttgcttccaaagagccaCATACAGCCAGGTATTAGCTCATAACTTGGCATATCTAAAATGTTTGAAGAcaactggacaaatggaggacaaaaaagTGACAGAcctaaaaaaacaggaaaaaatcaaGCAAAGAACCTAatccaaatattgactttcaagttcaAATTATTcacactctgtttttgccttatatactgtgttTCCATGATTgtgtgcacatgtttcaataaattactgcacctatttcccatttcccTAGCCAAATAGAACTTGTACTTTTGTTTGCAAAATTTATGCATACAGTACACAAGTGAAGTGAGAACAAAAGACAAGAGAAGTGAATCATATTGCCCAGGGAATTACTGACTGACAAGGAAGTGACAAAATATAACCTTGAAAAATACTTGTCTGTTTTCTGACTTGTGTGTTTCAGCCCTTGCAGGTTTTGTTTGCTGGAGAGGCAACTCATCCTTGCTTTTACTCCACTGTCCATGGAGCACTTCTCACTGGGTGGCGAGAAGCTGATCGACTCATCACTCACTACTGGGATTCTGATAGTTCATGAAGTCCCTctaccttaccttaccttatcttatctttttgtCTGGCACTAAAAATCACAATGTTGAATATGGGAACAAAGAGGGTTTGTGgctgtaatggaaaatttgtttctgaactcaaataacctctgtgtacttattctctgtaattgtaattttctagcaCAAAGACCGAGTGTGTGAAGATGGGAAATGGTGtggggtttcttttgtttttttttaaagaagtataTGCATGGAACTGAACTCCAACAAGTCCATCTAATAATTATCAAGGAGTAATAACACTGAACAATTTTAGAACAGTATGAACAAATaagacataattacacacaAGCAGCTATGgcaatacaaatataaaaaccaAACCAGGTAGATCACAGGTAACTTAATAGCTACAGGTAAGCAGTAGTCGCGCAGGTGCTTGGATCAAATTTGCTAAGCAAAGCAGGCACAGCAGAGGACCCAGCAGGAATTGAATGCAGAGTGAGACAGTGTGGGTTAATGAGACAATATTGAGCGTGAATCGAGTGACTGGGACTAGCTAGAAAGGCTGGGTTTGGTGTTTCCAGGACCGAAGAGATAAGAAATGCAGCCATGGATGAAGTAAGCTGGACTTAAAAAATACACACCAAATGTGCAAATCTTTACTGTCCATAGTGGAAGTTAGTGGAAAGATCCATATAGGTATAAATGCACTGTCTGGGCATTGCCTCAGTTTGAGGATGCATAATAAGCGCAAAGTCTAGTTCAAATGAACTATGTTAAACACCATAGTGAGGACACCGTCTATGTAGatgcctgtgtgttttggccTTCTCATAGAGTGAGTAAAAGGACCACAAATATGCTGTATGATTCAGATGCAGAGGAGCTTATTTCCAAATAAAGATAGGACACCAAATCCCTGAACCATTTCATTAAACTCAAAAAATGATTTGCATTGTCTAACAGGAACCCTTCTAAGTATTTACAAACATGTCTGTTTTAgagtgattttgttgtttcagaTCAAGCAAACATGATTGATTAGATTTCCTATAATTAAACTAAGTCAATGAAAGTAGAAGTACCTCCTGATTTGTCACAAATGGACCAAAGGGCTCTATCTAGCTCTTAGTGTATCTATGCTTGtgatttttaatgaataaataaaatcaaatgttaGCAAACTGCAATGTTgttactgtgtttatttatgcaAGTAAATTAATACAATACCAGCTAATTACCTTAATGTGGGTCCTGTTCAAACAGACTATCTCTACACACAATCTATGTGCTCTAATCTTCTAGTTTAATGCTGAGACATTCACTGACTGTCCCCAAAAAACTGTGATAAGACTCTGTACCTCATCAAGTAATAACAAGTAATAAGTTATaagatataaatacaaattttaattaGCTATACCTACATTAAAGATACAGTTTTAAATATTGACTGAAAAGGGgagtctgtgtgttttgtaagtgcaaataattttcctcaaagtGAGGAAATAAATTCAATACTCAATGAAATGTACTGCATTTCATTCAAGAGAGCCAATAAAGACAGGGAGAAATTAGCTTAAGCTACCAATAGAGTCATTTTAATATCTGGCGATCGTTTGGTCAGTTTTGCTCCTTTGAGGgcttgccacagcagatcatctgctgtCATCTCACCCTATGCcttgcatcctcttctgtcacaccaaccctctgcatgtcctccttcactaacATCCATGAGTCTTCTCTGaggtctctctcttttcctcctgcctggcagctccatattcaacaccctttgtccaatatatccactatccctccactgtacatgtccaaaccatctcagcctcacctcGCTAACTTTGTGTACAAACCGCTCAGCTTGAGCTGTTCTTCAAATGTAGTCATTTCTAATCCTGGTCACTCCCCACAAAGAACTTAGCATTTTCAACTCTGCcatccagctccacctcctgtctttctgtTAGTGCCACTGcttccaaaccatacatcatagcaggtcctTTCTAGGTAAAccctccctttcactcttgctgcattcctccacccactccaccctgcctgcactctttttcacctctcttgtgcactgtctgttgcttagctctcattgtacattctgtataatggcAATAAagtcattctattctattctagtctattctattctattctattgtatggttgaccccaggtattatGCTTCATCCACTTCATTAGCTCTACTCCTGGCATCTTCACATTGATACATGAAAACCGATCACGGGTTAGAAAGCCTTAAAAAAGAAACCTACAACATTGTTTGCCTttcataagtcaaaatttcaacttactaACTCAAACTTCTcagaaaataatttgaaatttcGAGTTTTTAAGCTGAAACTTTGAGATAATGATCCGAAATTctcaaaaatggcaaaaaaatgttgttgttttgtttgtttgctttttgtttgtttgtttgtttgtttgggtgtttcagcggtggaaacaagcttccataattCACGCGTTCTAAAAATGAATGTTATTTTGAAACTCTTAACCGGAAGAAGTTTTGTTCGCTTCTGTTCTGCTTTCCCTTCTAGAGGAAGTGCAGGGTTACCCGCTGTTGGTCACCATGGGTGGACGGAGAGATGCGAAAGTAGTAATAATAGGATGCGGGATAGCGGGTATAGCAGCGGCACAGAAACTGGTAAAAGCTGGGTTTCATCATGTGCGGATTCTCGAAGCGACAGCAAGAAGCGGAGGACGAATAAAAACGGGGAGGCTGGGTGAGCAACCAGCCCGCAGGGCTGCCTCACTCAGCCTGCAGTTTCTCTTTACTTCTGTTTtcaggaaattaaaaaagaacaaaaaaaaatctgtacatTTTCTTGCAGGGGGTCATGATGGGATTTTTAGCAACCGTGGAAAGTTTTGTATTTCCTCACAGTACGAGTTCGTGTTGGATGTGATTGAATGAGCTGAAGTTTAGCTGCAGCATATAGGCGCATATCAGGGACAATAGAAGAAGGACTTTGGCTTTCACTTTACAGTACCTTATAGTGCAACTGTATAATAACCGCTGTATGGAGAGCTGAAGTCTGGCAGAAGCTGACGCGTTACATAGTGGTAATATAAAACGCCTCCAAGGTCTGTAAATAATACTACGACAGTATTAACTAATCTCGTAACAACTATGGCCTCTAAGGACAAAGTGCATACAGCAATGCACAACACAGTGTCGAAGACATAAAGCGAGATACGTTTCAGATATAGAAGTGCAACTAAAACACATGTTTCTGTGCAACAACAGTTATAATAATATACACGTGGTAACCAAACCAGTGCAGCTAATACAACAGGAGCATGGTAAAATGTATCGTTACGTTTCACTGTCCTAATTAGTAAAAGttgtttccttttctccttctgcCGTAAATCTTTCGTCTGTAGGTAATAATATTGTCGAGATAGGCGCAAACTGGATCCACGGGCCGTCCGAGGAGAACCCGGTGTTTTGTCTGGCCCGTCAGTACGGGCTTTTGGATCCAGAAGCCCTCACCCCGGAGAACCAGGCCATGGATATAGGAGGGCATGTTCCCTGGATTCCTAGATTCTTCAGCAGTGCAGGTTCAcagatttttatgctttttttttttaagattagtaatgacattaaaaaaaaatggggggcGGCGGGGGCGTCTGTCCAGCAAGCAGCCACACAGTTCTGTCATCAAAGACTAAGAGGTAATACAGTTAAAGGGTCAAAAACTCTTTGGGGGTAAAGAACAGCCTTCTGTTTCTGGGAATGATTTCATTAaacaaatggattttttttaaggggaGAGACTCAGAGAATACTGTCTTGATAATCTTCATCAAATGGGAAGGAACAGCATGAAAccagcagcagagctctgaaCTGGAcaagaggtttaaaaaaaatggatatcTGTGTGGATTTTCCTGACCAGTGTTCCTGTGTAATGTATACAGGTCGAGAGCTGAAGGCTGAGGACATATATCCCGCTCAGGAATTGTTTGTGGAGCTGATGAATGAAAGTTCTGAATTTCAGAGTCAAAGAGGAGAACCCTGGCCCAGCGTGGGAGATTTCATACGGACGCAGGTAAATTTCTAGCTGCGTGTTTATCTGTCGCAAATCAGCTGTCATCTGTTAGTGGCCTCTAGAATCACACATGAATTGGGGGTATCTTTCTTTGCTCGTCATCGGATGTAGGTACAACAACATGCAGCAGAGAAATGGAAAGATGCTGATGCAGCTACCAGATCTCTGCGACTCTGTGTGATCAGTAGCATGTTGAAGGTCGAGTGCTGCATCAATGGGGCTCATAGCATGGATGAGATCGGC
This is a stretch of genomic DNA from Archocentrus centrarchus isolate MPI-CPG fArcCen1 chromosome 15, fArcCen1, whole genome shotgun sequence. It encodes these proteins:
- the LOC115792953 gene encoding peroxisomal N(1)-acetyl-spermine/spermidine oxidase-like; the protein is MATSSDPKIVIIGCGISGIAAAHRLVKAGYGHVRILEATARSGGRIKTATLGNTITEIGAAYIHGPSEENPVFSLARDYGLLPPEALTPENQALDVDEDPPWVPNWFSSSGKQLSAESMEPAMDMFQEILNSTSQFRNRKDTSWTSVGHFIRTKAERQAAGRWKNKNETTRKLLLSGLSTMLKVECCGSATHSMDDLDLAGFSMYKGLRGVDCTFPRGFEGLIDKLMSELPSDLVTYNCPVRCVHWNNTEHGSSAVTVECENGEKIPADHVILTVPLGYLKKQHSTLFSPPLPAHKLKSIETVGFGTCDKIFVEFETPWWDDDCEVIYLAWEDEESLSDHVSDVSKSWIRKLVSFTVLKPNESGSHVLCSWICGHEAEYMETLPEEEVRHSITELVRTFTGDSTITPKRILCTRWFTDPWTYGSYSHPAIGCTAKDLKNMMEPLPSKGTLPQPLQVLFAGEATHPCFYSTVHGALLTGWREADRLITHYWDSDSS